The Limnochorda sp. LNt genome includes a region encoding these proteins:
- the secA gene encoding preprotein translocase subunit SecA: protein MLGLIKKVIDPNEREVRRLRGIVAQVNDLEPTVSALPDEALRAKTAEFRERIQRGATLDELLPEAFAVVREVARRTLGMRPFDVQVMGAVVLHEGRIAEMKTGEGKTLVATMPVYLNALLGRGVHVVTVNEYLARRDAEWMGAIYRFLGLSVGVITHDMGFAERRRAYACDVTYGTNNEFGFDYLRDNMVWDVSQMVQRELYYAIVDEVDSILIDEARTPLIISGPAEESTEHYYTMARLVPRLVAGEDYTVDEKARTVALTEAGVARVEKMLGVDNLYDQQHFQLTHYLLQALRAHALFKRDRDYVVKDGQVIIVDEFTGRLMFGRRYSDGLHQAIEAKEGVPIQRESQTLATITFQNYFRMYEKLAGMTGTAATEEAEFQKIYGMDVVVIPTNKPMIRIDYPDLVYKTERAKLEAVVQEIEEMHRTGRPVLVGTVSIEKSERLSEMLTRRGIPHVVLNAKYHDKEAQIVAQAGKLGAVTIATNMAGRGTDIVLGGNPEYLARERLKARGFTDDEVAQAVDRVRFANLRLGVDGRAASADGVASGGAIEPASDDGAARIDEAARLYVELLEQARRETEPEHRKVVELGGLHIIGTERHEARRIDNQLRGRSGRQGDPGSSRFYVSLEDDLMRLFAADWVRRFMDRLGWEEDQPIENMQLTRAIENAQKKVESRNFEIRRQVLAYDDVMNRQREVVYQQRRRVLTGQDLRESVLDMVARYVDALMATYADEKVHPEDWDLAQLAERIGDVINRPGAVSAQELEGLKRSELRERLVELVRQAYQQREQRLGAVTMRQLERLVLLRVIDAKWIDHLRAMDDLREGIGLRAYGQRDPLVEYKMEAFNMFNAMIASIQEDALRYLFRVQLVSPEQEEEQARLRLRHLQLNRTEDGVSPAAQRAARARAAPWPPGRAAAASGAPGGEGASVVQRRVGVKVGRNDPCPCGSGKKYKHCHGRNA, encoded by the coding sequence GTGCTGGGTCTCATCAAGAAGGTGATCGACCCCAACGAGCGGGAGGTCCGCCGCCTGCGCGGCATCGTCGCGCAGGTCAACGACCTGGAGCCCACCGTCTCGGCGCTCCCCGACGAGGCCCTGCGGGCCAAGACGGCGGAGTTTCGCGAGCGGATCCAGCGAGGGGCGACCCTCGACGAGCTGTTGCCCGAGGCTTTCGCCGTGGTGCGGGAGGTGGCGCGGCGCACGCTGGGGATGCGGCCCTTCGACGTGCAGGTGATGGGGGCCGTGGTCCTGCACGAGGGGCGCATCGCGGAGATGAAGACCGGCGAGGGCAAGACGCTGGTGGCCACCATGCCGGTCTACCTCAACGCCCTGCTGGGTCGGGGCGTGCACGTGGTGACCGTCAACGAGTACCTGGCACGCCGCGACGCCGAGTGGATGGGGGCCATCTACCGCTTCCTGGGCCTGTCGGTGGGGGTCATCACCCACGACATGGGCTTCGCGGAGCGCCGGCGCGCCTACGCCTGCGACGTCACCTACGGGACCAACAACGAGTTCGGCTTCGACTACCTGCGCGACAACATGGTCTGGGACGTCTCGCAGATGGTGCAGCGGGAGCTCTACTACGCCATCGTCGACGAGGTCGACAGCATCCTCATCGACGAGGCGCGCACCCCGCTCATCATCTCGGGGCCGGCCGAGGAGTCGACGGAGCACTACTACACCATGGCCCGCCTGGTGCCCCGGCTGGTGGCCGGTGAGGATTACACCGTCGACGAGAAGGCCCGCACCGTGGCCCTCACCGAGGCCGGCGTGGCCAGGGTCGAGAAGATGCTGGGCGTCGACAACCTCTACGACCAGCAGCACTTCCAGCTGACCCACTACCTGCTGCAAGCCCTGCGGGCGCACGCGCTGTTCAAGCGGGACCGCGACTACGTGGTCAAGGACGGCCAGGTCATCATCGTCGACGAGTTCACGGGGCGGCTCATGTTCGGCCGCCGCTACAGCGACGGCCTGCACCAGGCCATCGAGGCCAAGGAGGGCGTCCCCATCCAGCGGGAGAGCCAGACCCTGGCCACCATCACGTTCCAAAACTACTTCCGCATGTACGAGAAGCTGGCGGGGATGACGGGCACGGCCGCCACGGAGGAGGCCGAGTTCCAGAAGATCTACGGCATGGACGTGGTGGTCATCCCCACCAACAAGCCCATGATCCGCATCGACTACCCCGACCTCGTCTACAAGACGGAGCGCGCCAAGTTGGAGGCGGTGGTGCAGGAGATCGAGGAGATGCACCGCACGGGGCGCCCGGTGCTGGTGGGCACGGTCTCCATCGAGAAGTCCGAGCGCCTCAGCGAGATGCTGACCAGGCGGGGCATCCCGCATGTGGTGCTCAACGCCAAGTACCACGACAAAGAGGCTCAGATCGTGGCCCAGGCCGGCAAGCTGGGTGCCGTCACCATCGCCACCAACATGGCTGGCCGCGGCACCGACATCGTGCTGGGCGGCAACCCCGAGTACCTGGCTCGGGAGCGCCTCAAGGCCAGGGGCTTCACCGACGACGAGGTGGCGCAGGCCGTCGACCGGGTGCGCTTCGCCAATCTGCGCCTGGGCGTCGACGGCCGCGCCGCCTCGGCCGACGGGGTGGCCTCCGGCGGGGCGATCGAGCCGGCCTCCGACGACGGCGCCGCCCGCATCGACGAGGCGGCGCGGCTCTACGTCGAGCTGCTGGAGCAGGCGCGCCGGGAGACCGAGCCCGAGCACCGCAAGGTGGTCGAGCTGGGCGGGCTCCACATCATCGGCACCGAGCGCCACGAGGCACGACGCATCGACAACCAGCTACGGGGTCGCTCGGGGCGCCAGGGCGACCCGGGCTCGTCACGCTTCTACGTCTCCCTCGAGGACGACCTGATGCGGCTGTTCGCCGCCGACTGGGTGCGGCGGTTCATGGACCGGCTGGGCTGGGAGGAGGACCAGCCCATCGAGAACATGCAGCTGACTCGCGCCATCGAGAACGCCCAGAAGAAGGTCGAGAGCCGCAACTTCGAGATCCGCCGCCAGGTGCTGGCCTACGACGACGTGATGAACCGCCAGCGGGAGGTCGTCTACCAGCAGCGCCGCCGGGTGCTGACGGGACAGGACCTGCGCGAGAGCGTGCTCGACATGGTGGCCCGCTACGTCGACGCGCTGATGGCCACCTACGCCGACGAGAAGGTGCACCCCGAGGACTGGGACCTGGCGCAGCTGGCCGAGCGGATCGGCGACGTCATCAATCGCCCCGGCGCCGTCTCGGCGCAGGAGCTGGAGGGCCTCAAGCGGAGCGAGCTGCGCGAGCGGCTCGTGGAGCTGGTGCGGCAGGCATACCAGCAGCGCGAGCAGAGGCTGGGTGCCGTCACCATGCGCCAGCTCGAGCGGTTGGTGCTGCTGCGGGTCATCGATGCCAAGTGGATCGACCACCTGCGCGCGATGGACGACCTGCGCGAGGGCATCGGGCTGCGCGCTTACGGCCAGCGCGATCCCCTCGTGGAGTACAAGATGGAGGCGTTCAACATGTTCAACGCGATGATCGCCTCCATCCAGGAGGACGCGCTGCGCTACCTCTTCCGGGTACAGCTGGTCAGCCCCGAGCAGGAGGAGGAGCAGGCGCGGCTCCGCCTGCGCCACCTCCAGCTCAACCGGACCGAGGACGGGGTCTCGCCCGCCGCCCAGCGGGCGGCCCGGGCTCGGGCAGCGCCGTGGCCGCCCGGGCGGGCGGCGGCAGCCTCGGGAGCCCCTGGCGGGGAGGGGGCCTCGGTGGTGCAGCGCCGGGTCGGCGTCAAGGTCGGCCGCAACGATCCGTGCCCGTGCGGCAGCGGCAAGAAGTACAAGCACTGCCACGGGCGCAACGCCTGA
- a CDS encoding glycosyltransferase family protein: protein MVSLVIFEGGPARSWVERMLAELREAIVLDTIRRAEACGAIEQIVVVTDRESLAEHARALGAEVDRDGQGQPFHFGRRLAQLVRARRFERVIYMSGGLGALATPDDLGWIARELACRERVVIANNVHSADLIAFTPGDALDRIDPPSLDNSLAMALSAGAGLELVHPPRTLGLHFDIDTPTDALVLGVHPGTGPAVREWLERHPLDRRRVQAVLAIMDDPMADLLIFGRIGAPLFYYLDDRTRCRLRVLSEERGMKSLGRDRRGEAVSLMGYLWESVGDRGLFERLGLVAAAALLDTRVLFAHRRWEVSQSDRFLSDLGEWESIDHPGVRAFTRAAVEESPIPVLLGGHSLVSGGVWALVDARLREGG from the coding sequence ATGGTATCCCTGGTCATCTTCGAAGGGGGCCCGGCTCGCAGCTGGGTCGAACGTATGCTCGCCGAACTGCGCGAGGCCATCGTGCTCGACACCATCCGCCGGGCCGAGGCCTGCGGGGCCATCGAGCAGATCGTGGTGGTGACCGACCGGGAGTCGCTGGCGGAGCACGCACGGGCCTTGGGCGCCGAGGTGGATCGGGACGGGCAGGGGCAGCCCTTCCATTTCGGCCGCCGGCTGGCCCAGCTGGTGCGTGCCCGCCGATTCGAGCGGGTCATCTACATGAGCGGCGGCCTGGGAGCCCTGGCCACGCCCGACGACCTGGGGTGGATCGCCCGGGAGCTGGCGTGCCGGGAGCGGGTGGTCATCGCCAACAACGTCCACTCGGCCGACCTCATCGCCTTCACCCCCGGCGACGCGCTGGACCGCATCGATCCCCCCTCCCTCGACAACAGCCTGGCCATGGCCCTCAGCGCGGGCGCGGGGCTCGAGCTGGTGCACCCGCCCCGCACGCTGGGGCTGCACTTCGACATCGATACGCCCACCGACGCCCTCGTGCTGGGGGTGCATCCGGGCACGGGGCCGGCGGTACGCGAGTGGCTCGAGCGCCACCCCCTGGATCGCCGGCGGGTGCAGGCCGTCCTGGCCATCATGGACGACCCGATGGCCGACCTCCTCATCTTCGGCCGCATCGGCGCGCCCCTCTTCTATTACCTCGACGACCGCACGCGCTGCCGCCTGCGGGTGCTCTCCGAGGAGCGCGGCATGAAGTCGCTGGGCCGGGATCGCAGGGGCGAGGCCGTCTCGCTGATGGGGTACCTGTGGGAGAGCGTGGGCGATCGGGGCCTCTTCGAGCGGCTGGGCCTGGTGGCCGCGGCCGCGCTGCTCGACACCCGGGTGCTGTTCGCCCATCGTCGGTGGGAGGTCTCGCAGTCGGATCGGTTTCTGTCCGATTTGGGGGAATGGGAGAGCATCGACCATCCGGGCGTGCGGGCCTTCACCAGGGCTGCCGTCGAGGAGTCGCCCATCCCGGTGCTCCTGGGCGGCCACTCGCTGGTCAGCGGCGGCGTGTGGGCCCTGGTGGACGCCCGCCTGCGGGAGGGGGGGTAG
- the hpf gene encoding ribosome hibernation-promoting factor, HPF/YfiA family gives MAYQPEASGMTILVKGKNVEIVPALREYAQRKVGKLSRYFDTHDAVRAEVVVGTFRGQYQAEVTLQLGGRFLRGAGKGPDALAAVDEASERAERQFLRFKSRLEPARSQGGGPATVRVPAPERSEERDETSGDEPRVVRTKRFAFKPMSVDEAILQMELLGHDFFVFVNESTDEVNVLYRRRDGNYGLIEPGE, from the coding sequence ATGGCCTATCAGCCCGAGGCGTCCGGCATGACCATCCTGGTCAAGGGCAAGAACGTCGAGATCGTCCCGGCCCTGCGGGAGTATGCCCAGCGCAAGGTGGGCAAGCTGAGCCGCTACTTCGACACCCATGATGCGGTGCGGGCCGAGGTGGTCGTCGGCACCTTCCGCGGGCAGTACCAGGCCGAGGTGACGCTTCAGCTGGGCGGGCGCTTCCTGCGCGGCGCCGGCAAGGGCCCCGACGCCCTGGCGGCGGTCGACGAGGCGTCGGAGAGGGCCGAGCGGCAGTTCCTGCGCTTCAAGTCTCGCCTCGAGCCCGCCAGGAGCCAGGGGGGCGGCCCGGCCACCGTGCGGGTGCCGGCCCCTGAGCGGTCCGAGGAGCGGGACGAGACGTCCGGCGACGAGCCGCGGGTCGTGCGCACCAAGCGCTTCGCCTTCAAGCCCATGTCCGTGGACGAGGCCATCCTCCAGATGGAATTGTTGGGTCACGACTTCTTCGTCTTCGTCAACGAGTCGACCGACGAGGTCAACGTGCTGTACCGGCGCCGGGACGGCAACTACGGGTTGATCGAGCCGGGCGAGTAG
- a CDS encoding amino acid ABC transporter permease, whose translation MDFRWDIVWSSFPYLLVGARATLVLTTVSVSAGIVLGTVLALMRLSRSRPLSAVAAAYIDVFRGTPLLAQILFVFYGLPQVLGFPLSSLAAGLLALSLNSAAYVAEIVRSGIQSVEKGQIEAAQSTGMTHGQIMRYIVLPQAFRRIIPPIGNEFIAMLKDSSLVSVIAMEDLMRRGQLLGSRTFRYFEVLLAVTVMYLVLTRAVSYLVGWVERRVRVAA comes from the coding sequence ATGGACTTCCGATGGGACATCGTCTGGAGCAGCTTTCCGTACCTGCTGGTCGGCGCCCGGGCCACGCTGGTGTTGACCACCGTATCGGTGAGCGCAGGCATCGTGCTGGGCACGGTGCTTGCGCTCATGCGGCTCTCCCGTAGCCGCCCGTTGTCGGCCGTCGCCGCCGCCTACATCGACGTCTTCCGGGGGACGCCGCTGTTGGCCCAGATCCTCTTCGTCTTCTACGGGCTGCCCCAGGTGCTGGGCTTTCCCCTGTCGAGCCTCGCGGCGGGCCTGCTGGCCCTGAGCCTCAACAGTGCCGCCTACGTGGCCGAGATCGTCCGCTCCGGCATCCAGTCGGTGGAGAAGGGGCAGATCGAGGCCGCTCAGTCCACGGGGATGACCCACGGACAGATCATGCGGTACATCGTGCTGCCCCAGGCCTTCCGGCGCATCATCCCGCCCATCGGCAACGAGTTCATCGCGATGCTCAAGGACTCGTCGCTGGTCTCGGTCATCGCCATGGAGGACCTGATGCGCCGGGGCCAGCTGCTGGGCAGCCGCACCTTCCGCTACTTCGAGGTGCTGCTGGCGGTCACCGTCATGTACCTGGTGCTGACGCGGGCGGTCTCGTACCTGGTGGGCTGGGTCGAGCGGCGCGTGCGGGTCGCCGCCTGA
- a CDS encoding basic amino acid ABC transporter substrate-binding protein: MSRAARGLRMAAAVAAVLVGAALAGLLPSAGVRAGASGVPSVLRVGTDATYPPFEFVEGDEFKGFDMDLIREIGRRLGVPVVIQNVAWDGLIPGLNNGNYDVIISAMTILEERAAVVDFSDPYFTAGQVMVVRRGETAIQRPEDLRGRVVAVQINTTGQFATEQIAGVRRIDKYDTTPLAVQAVMQRSADAAVIDLAVAVQLAREFPGQVQVVGEPFTEEYYGIAVRKGRPELVQAINRALAEIKADGTYDRLYATWIRT; encoded by the coding sequence ATGAGTCGGGCGGCTCGCGGTCTGCGGATGGCTGCCGCCGTGGCGGCCGTGCTGGTGGGGGCCGCGCTGGCGGGGCTGCTGCCGTCCGCCGGTGTGCGGGCGGGGGCGTCGGGGGTCCCATCGGTGCTGCGGGTCGGCACCGACGCCACCTACCCACCCTTCGAGTTCGTGGAGGGCGACGAGTTCAAGGGCTTCGACATGGACCTGATCCGGGAGATCGGGCGGCGACTGGGGGTGCCCGTGGTCATCCAAAACGTCGCCTGGGACGGCCTCATCCCCGGTCTCAACAACGGCAACTACGACGTCATCATCTCGGCCATGACCATCCTGGAGGAGCGGGCGGCCGTGGTGGACTTCTCGGATCCTTACTTCACGGCCGGCCAGGTGATGGTGGTGCGCCGGGGCGAGACGGCCATCCAGCGACCCGAGGATCTGCGGGGCCGGGTGGTGGCCGTGCAGATCAACACGACGGGCCAGTTCGCCACCGAGCAGATCGCCGGGGTGCGGCGCATCGACAAGTACGACACCACCCCGCTGGCGGTGCAGGCCGTCATGCAGCGGTCGGCCGACGCGGCCGTCATCGATCTGGCCGTGGCGGTGCAGCTGGCGCGGGAGTTTCCCGGCCAGGTCCAGGTGGTGGGGGAGCCCTTCACCGAGGAGTACTACGGCATCGCGGTGCGCAAGGGCCGCCCCGAGCTGGTCCAGGCCATCAACCGCGCCCTGGCCGAGATCAAGGCCGACGGCACCTACGACCGGCTCTACGCCACCTGGATCCGGACGTAG
- a CDS encoding ABC transporter substrate-binding protein, whose translation MLALALALAVGAVASAGSTVIIGTTDRVTQLEPANSYDYWTWHVLQQTTETLVTTEPGTGRIVPSLAERWETSPDARVYTFYLRRGVRFTDGTPFDAEAVKWSFERALRLDGPEGAVGLIKGIDRIEVLDPYTVRFTLEESDATFLSRLADPIAPSMIFSPNSMPADAFVNGQYAGTGPYRLVRYDPDQMVVFEAFEGYWGPKPKTQRIIEVMYADASALRAALEAGQIDVGFRTFNPEDIPSLEQDSRFTVIRGEGSLSVRYLVFNVTQPPFNDVRVRQAIALAVDRERLVEDVFGGLNTPLYSMVPKGLWSHVEAFPRRDVAQAQQILRGLGYSAANPLSITLWYTPSHYGTTEADVAAVLKDSLEQTGLIRVDVQSLEWGTYTTRFSEGALGLFLLGWYPDFIDPDNFLAPWLVEAPGSLGTHLDKSSNPTDRAFYRDFVRLLTAAKHVPDQDIRSDFYVQAQQKLAESAILIPLWQNNLQHLAIARRNVRGIVLDPSMNLRTWLLYKE comes from the coding sequence ATGTTGGCGTTGGCCCTGGCGCTGGCGGTGGGGGCGGTGGCCTCCGCCGGCTCGACGGTGATCATCGGCACCACCGATCGGGTGACCCAGCTCGAACCGGCCAACTCGTACGACTACTGGACCTGGCACGTGTTGCAGCAGACCACGGAGACGTTGGTGACGACCGAGCCGGGTACCGGCCGGATCGTGCCCTCGCTGGCCGAGCGGTGGGAGACCTCGCCGGACGCCCGGGTGTACACGTTCTACCTGCGTCGGGGGGTGCGGTTCACCGACGGCACGCCCTTCGACGCCGAGGCCGTCAAGTGGAGCTTCGAGCGGGCACTGAGGCTCGACGGGCCCGAGGGCGCCGTCGGACTCATCAAGGGCATCGACCGCATCGAGGTGCTCGATCCGTACACGGTGCGCTTCACCCTCGAGGAGTCGGACGCCACCTTCCTGTCGCGCCTGGCGGACCCCATCGCCCCCTCCATGATCTTCAGCCCCAACTCCATGCCCGCGGATGCCTTCGTCAACGGCCAGTACGCGGGCACGGGTCCGTACCGGCTGGTGCGCTACGATCCCGACCAGATGGTGGTCTTCGAGGCCTTCGAGGGCTACTGGGGGCCCAAGCCCAAGACCCAGCGGATCATCGAGGTGATGTACGCGGACGCCTCGGCGTTGCGGGCCGCGCTGGAGGCCGGGCAGATCGACGTCGGCTTCCGCACCTTCAACCCCGAGGACATCCCCAGCCTGGAGCAGGACTCCCGCTTCACCGTCATCCGGGGCGAGGGCAGCCTCTCGGTGCGTTACCTGGTCTTCAACGTGACCCAGCCGCCCTTCAATGACGTTCGGGTGCGGCAGGCCATCGCCCTCGCGGTGGACCGCGAGCGGCTGGTGGAGGACGTCTTCGGCGGGCTCAACACGCCGCTGTACAGCATGGTGCCCAAGGGGCTGTGGAGCCACGTCGAGGCCTTCCCCCGTCGGGACGTGGCGCAGGCCCAGCAGATCCTGCGCGGCCTGGGCTACAGCGCGGCCAATCCCTTGAGCATCACGCTCTGGTACACCCCCAGCCACTACGGCACCACCGAGGCCGATGTGGCGGCCGTGCTCAAGGACAGCCTGGAGCAGACGGGGCTGATCCGCGTCGACGTCCAGTCGCTGGAGTGGGGCACCTACACCACCCGGTTCAGCGAGGGGGCGCTGGGGCTCTTCCTGCTGGGGTGGTACCCCGACTTCATCGATCCCGACAACTTCCTGGCGCCGTGGCTGGTGGAGGCGCCCGGCTCGCTGGGCACCCACCTCGACAAGAGCTCCAATCCCACGGATCGGGCCTTCTATCGGGACTTCGTGCGGCTGCTGACCGCGGCCAAGCACGTGCCCGACCAGGACATCCGGTCCGACTTCTACGTCCAGGCGCAGCAGAAGCTGGCCGAGAGCGCCATCCTGATCCCGCTCTGGCAGAACAATCTGCAGCACCTGGCCATCGCCCGGCGCAACGTCCGGGGCATCGTGCTGGATCCGTCGATGAACCTGCGCACGTGGCTCCTCTACAAGGAGTGA
- a CDS encoding ABC transporter permease yields the protein MATPVRTETVSAVQVGIGWLGLRRLRRHYLLAIGGSIVAVVVVLTLLAGMVAPHPPTQAVGERLAPPGPGHWMGTDQLRRDVLSRVLHGGRVPLAVAAIATVISLSAGALLGWISGFWGGAMDRVLCLVMDAMYSFPALVLAIVVVAMLGPGMLNMIVAIGIVYIPTYFRLARSQTLEVRAMEHVEASQALGASRLRTLFLHVAPLTVPALLAVTSFTVADAILTEAALAFLGFGLPPPTPDWGFDIQNGQKFLQAGHWWLVAFPGAFIILVSVGFGMLGEGLNDLLDPRRRHVR from the coding sequence ATGGCGACGCCGGTACGCACCGAGACCGTCTCCGCCGTCCAGGTCGGCATCGGCTGGCTGGGGCTGCGCCGCCTGCGGCGGCACTACCTGCTGGCCATCGGCGGCAGCATCGTGGCCGTGGTGGTGGTCCTGACGCTCCTGGCGGGGATGGTCGCCCCGCACCCGCCCACCCAGGCGGTCGGGGAGCGCCTGGCCCCGCCGGGGCCGGGGCACTGGATGGGGACGGACCAGCTCCGCCGCGACGTGCTGAGCCGGGTGCTCCACGGGGGGCGCGTGCCGCTGGCGGTGGCCGCCATCGCCACCGTCATCTCGCTCAGCGCCGGGGCCCTGCTGGGCTGGATCTCCGGCTTCTGGGGCGGAGCGATGGACCGGGTCCTCTGCCTGGTGATGGACGCGATGTACTCCTTCCCGGCGCTGGTGCTGGCCATCGTCGTGGTGGCCATGCTGGGGCCGGGCATGCTCAACATGATCGTGGCCATCGGCATCGTCTACATCCCCACCTACTTCCGGCTGGCGCGGAGCCAGACCCTGGAGGTCCGGGCCATGGAGCACGTGGAGGCCTCCCAGGCCCTGGGCGCCTCGCGCCTTCGGACCCTCTTCTTGCACGTCGCGCCGCTGACGGTGCCGGCGCTGCTGGCGGTCACCTCCTTCACGGTGGCTGACGCCATCCTGACGGAGGCGGCGCTGGCCTTCCTCGGCTTCGGGCTGCCGCCGCCCACCCCTGACTGGGGCTTCGACATCCAAAACGGTCAGAAGTTCTTGCAGGCCGGGCACTGGTGGCTGGTGGCCTTTCCGGGGGCCTTCATCATCCTGGTCTCCGTGGGCTTCGGCATGCTGGGCGAGGGGCTCAACGACCTGCTCGACCCGCGGCGCCGGCATGTCCGCTGA
- a CDS encoding ABC transporter permease: MGRYIAARIALMVPVLLILVTVMFVVLRIMPGDPVLAVLGGRNVSPEVIEEYRRRLGLDRPLAVQYVEYLGQIVRGDFGVSMRSGRPVVRELMERFPATLELAVAGMGVAFVVGLAGGMLAATRADRAADHAMRLANVGLFAMPIFWFGLMLQMIFAVELRWLPVGGRLDPVSQALFEPITGFYVLDAALRRDWSTLGLAVRHLVLPAITLGVVLSGLVGRLSRTRLLEVLGADYIRTARAKGVGERRVLWAHALRNALIPIVTVVGMQFALLVAGAVLTETVYSWPGVGRYLLTSIEYRDFPAIQGTVVFIALFVSLVNLLVDLTYPLIDPRVRL, encoded by the coding sequence ATGGGCCGCTACATCGCCGCGCGCATCGCGCTCATGGTGCCCGTCCTCCTCATCCTGGTCACGGTCATGTTCGTCGTCCTGCGCATCATGCCCGGCGATCCGGTGCTGGCGGTCCTGGGAGGGCGCAACGTCTCGCCCGAGGTGATCGAGGAGTACCGGCGCCGCCTGGGGCTGGACCGCCCGCTGGCCGTGCAGTACGTCGAGTACCTGGGCCAGATCGTCCGCGGCGACTTCGGCGTCTCCATGCGCTCGGGCCGGCCGGTGGTCCGGGAGCTGATGGAGCGGTTCCCGGCCACGCTGGAGCTGGCCGTGGCGGGCATGGGGGTGGCCTTCGTGGTGGGGCTGGCGGGCGGGATGCTGGCGGCCACCCGGGCGGATCGTGCGGCCGATCACGCCATGCGCCTGGCCAACGTCGGGCTCTTCGCCATGCCCATCTTCTGGTTCGGGTTGATGCTGCAGATGATCTTCGCGGTGGAGCTGCGATGGCTGCCGGTCGGCGGGCGGCTCGACCCGGTGAGCCAGGCCCTCTTCGAGCCCATCACGGGCTTCTACGTCCTCGACGCCGCGCTGCGGCGAGACTGGTCCACCCTGGGCCTGGCGGTGCGGCACCTGGTCCTGCCCGCCATCACGCTGGGCGTCGTGCTGTCCGGCCTCGTGGGGCGGCTGAGCCGCACCCGGCTGCTGGAGGTGCTGGGCGCCGACTACATCCGGACGGCCCGTGCCAAGGGCGTGGGGGAGCGCCGGGTGCTGTGGGCGCACGCCCTGCGCAACGCCCTGATCCCCATCGTGACGGTGGTCGGCATGCAGTTCGCCCTGCTGGTGGCCGGCGCGGTGCTGACCGAGACGGTCTACTCGTGGCCAGGGGTGGGGCGCTACCTGCTGACGAGCATCGAGTACCGGGACTTTCCCGCCATCCAGGGGACGGTGGTCTTCATCGCGCTCTTCGTCTCGCTGGTCAACTTGCTGGTGGACCTGACCTATCCGCTCATCGATCCGCGGGTGAGGTTGTGA
- the thiT gene encoding energy-coupled thiamine transporter ThiT, producing the protein MARTETQAGARRPQALLIAEGGVAAALSLALSYLKLFQMPQGGSVSLEMVPLFVYAARWGLWPGVAAGAASGLLQAMMGGYVVHWLQGLLDYPVAFGVLGVAGAFAAAEVGVVVGSALRLAAHWLAGVAFFAEYAPAGQSAAIYSLVYNLTYMLPEAVLSVVVVWLLRTRTGLFRRRARAGQESGPEPRAS; encoded by the coding sequence ATGGCACGCACCGAGACGCAAGCGGGAGCCCGCCGCCCCCAGGCGCTGCTCATCGCCGAGGGTGGCGTCGCGGCGGCGCTGTCGCTGGCCCTCAGCTACCTCAAGCTCTTCCAGATGCCCCAGGGTGGCTCCGTCTCGCTGGAGATGGTGCCGCTCTTCGTCTACGCCGCCCGGTGGGGCCTGTGGCCGGGGGTGGCGGCCGGGGCCGCCTCGGGGCTCTTGCAGGCCATGATGGGCGGCTACGTGGTGCACTGGCTGCAAGGGCTGCTCGACTACCCCGTCGCCTTCGGCGTGCTGGGGGTCGCCGGCGCCTTCGCGGCCGCCGAGGTCGGCGTCGTGGTCGGCTCGGCCCTGCGGCTGGCGGCCCACTGGCTGGCGGGCGTCGCCTTCTTCGCCGAGTACGCGCCGGCCGGCCAGAGCGCCGCCATCTACTCGCTGGTCTACAACCTCACCTACATGCTGCCCGAGGCGGTCCTGAGCGTCGTGGTGGTCTGGCTGCTGCGCACCCGCACGGGGCTCTTTCGGCGGCGGGCGCGAGCCGGGCAGGAGTCGGGCCCGGAGCCACGGGCCTCCTGA
- a CDS encoding OsmC family protein, which translates to MAAMDVVVRHVGGMAFVGHGPSQHYLVMDGREPGTEEPQRAPGPMEVLLMALGGCTGMDVVSILRKKRVPFTGVELRIHGERAPEHPRRYTAIRVEYVVTGRDLPRKAVEDAARLSFEKYCSVAASLRGGVELAYEVTLQEPPPSGQGAATS; encoded by the coding sequence ATGGCAGCGATGGACGTGGTAGTGCGGCATGTGGGTGGCATGGCCTTCGTCGGGCACGGGCCCTCCCAGCACTATCTCGTGATGGACGGGCGCGAGCCCGGCACGGAGGAGCCGCAGCGGGCCCCGGGCCCCATGGAGGTGCTGCTGATGGCGCTGGGCGGCTGCACCGGGATGGACGTGGTGAGCATCCTGCGCAAGAAGCGCGTGCCGTTCACCGGCGTCGAGCTGCGCATCCACGGGGAGCGGGCGCCCGAGCATCCCCGGCGCTACACCGCCATCCGCGTCGAGTACGTGGTGACGGGGCGCGACCTGCCCCGCAAGGCCGTCGAGGACGCCGCACGGCTCTCCTTCGAGAAGTACTGCTCGGTGGCGGCGTCGCTGAGGGGGGGCGTGGAGCTCGCCTACGAGGTGACGCTGCAGGAGCCGCCGCCGTCTGGCCAGGGAGCGGCCACGAGCTGA